In Exiguobacterium acetylicum, the genomic stretch ACTTCCCGCAAGCGGCAATTCTGTCTGTTGAATCAATCGTCAAACGTCCAGTTTGGGTGAACGGCATGTTCGCAGCACGCGACATGGTCAACCTCTGTATGTCGATCGACCACCGGGTGCTCGACGGACTCGTTGCCGGACAGTTCCTACAGACTGTCAAACAAGCGCTCGAATCGATTGATCCGAACCAACTTTCCCTATATTGAGTTTTTCCAGTTGACAGGGAAGAAGAAGCATCGTAATATAGGAATCAATTCAACACACGATAGCAAAGACGAAGAGAAGTAACTTGTGAAACGATTCAAGAGAGCTGATGGGTGGTGCGAATCAGTATCGGGCAACAAGCGAATGGCCTTCTGAGCTTCAGACCGAATCCCTTCAATGGGTAGTAGGCTCTGACGGGTTCCTCCCGTTATCGGGGTCGACGAATCAGGACAACGGTCCGGTTCGTTTCAAAGGGGACGGTGTCAGCATCGTCAACGAAGGTGGTACCGCGGGTCTTCCCGTCCTTCATGTTCTACATGAATGGGCGAGAAGACCCTTTTCGTATACAATCGAATCGAACAAATTGTAGAGTGAGTTAAGTAGCGAGACAACATCGGCGTTTCAGAGAGCGGAAGAATGGTGCGACTTCCGTACGACGAGGTTTCGTGAATGGTCTCATGAGAGCGTGGCTGAACGAAGAAGTAGGTCGCGACGGATGCCCCCGTTATCGTAGGCTATGATGTCTCTTATTAGACGCATCAGACAGAGTGGGAACGGTCGAACCGTTCCAATCGAGAGGTGGCACCGCGAGATAATCGTCCTCCATGCAGCATACGCTGTGTGGGGGACTTTTTTATATTCCAGGAGGCGAACAGGGATGGTTCAGACAGACACACTTATCATCGAACAACTTGAACTAAACGGCGACGAGATGACGCCGATCATGATTTTTCAACAACTGAGCGGAACACAGAAATGTTTGCTTGAAAGTTCCGCGCATACGGATCAAGGACGGTATTCGATCATCGGTGTCGATCCGGTGGAGATGATTCGGGCAGAGGGACGAACCGTGACACGGGAACAATTGACGACAGGTCAATTGACGCAGGAAACGGGTGATCCGGTACGGCTGATGCAACAGATGATCCTCCGAGGTGGCATCGAAGAAGACCTTCCGTTTTTAGCGGGTGGGATCGGATATGTCGGTTACGACATGATGCGCGCCTATGAAACACTCGGAGCTGTTCCTGAGCGAACGCGCCAACTACCGGACGCGCTACTCGCTGTATACGACCAAATCATCCTGTTCGATCATCTCGAACATCGTGTTCATTTGATTCAGACGTCGCTCGGCGGCATCACCGATCGTGATGAATTACGTCAACGTCTAGCAGAACGGAAAGCACAACTCGAGCAACCACGGGAGCGAACGGACATCGAGCGACCACTTCGGGATGTCGTCTACGAACCGTTGATGGATCAAGAGACGTTTGAAGGGCTCGTCGAGCAAGCGAAGAGACATATTCGGCAAGGAGACGTCTTCCAACTGGTTCTCTCGCAACGCCTCGATGCGACGTTCTCAGGTGACCCGTTCCAGTTTTACCGGAAGCTCCGCAAGGATAATCCGAGTCCCTATCTCTTTTATATCGACTTAGGTGAAGCAATCGTACTCGGGGCCTCCCCGGAAAGTTTGGTTCAAGTCAAAGGGAATCGCGTGACGACGAATCCGATTGCCGGCACACGCCGCCGGGGGAAGACGAAAGCGGAGGACGAACGGCTGGCAGAGGAGTTGTTGCACGATGAGAAGGAACGGGCCGAGCACCGGATGCTCGTTGATCTTGGACGAAACGACTTAGGACGGATTTGTCAGATCGGTACCGTCGAGGTGACGCGATTCATGCAAATCGAGCGCTTCAAGAACGTCATGCACCTCGTTTCTGTCGTTGAAGGGACGTTAGCAGACGGAAAGACCGGCGCAGATGCACTCGTCTCTTGTCTACCGGCTGGGACGGTCACGGGAGCTCCGAAAATTCGAGCGATGCAGTTGATTGACCAGTACGAACAGGTGAAACGAGAAGTATATGCCGGGGCGGTCGGCTATTTCGATGTTCGGGGAAATATGGATTTCGCCCTCGCGATCCGGACGATGGTGATCAAGGATGGTGTCGCTTCTGTTCAAGCAGGGGCTGGTATCGTCTACGATTCGATTCCACGCCTCGAGTACCAGGAGACGTTACACAAAGCGAAATCACTACTGGAGGTTTGGAAATGATCGTCCTAATTGATAATTATGATTCTTTTACCTATAACCTATACCAATACGCATCCGTTTATACGGACGTTCACGTCATCCGAAACGATGCGGTCAGCATCGAAGAACTACGCGAGATGAAACCAGACGGTATCATCCTCTCACCCGGTCCCGGTCGTCCGGCTGACGCAGGCATCTGTATCGATCTCATTCGACAATTATCGGGTCAAGTACCGATTCTCGGTGTCTGTCTCGGACATCAGGCAATCGGCGAAGCATTCGGAGGACACGTCGTCGAAGCACCGGTCATCATGCACGGGAAGACATCGATGATTCGACAATCGGGACAACTCTTCGACGAAATGACGGAAACGTTAGAGGTCATGCGTTATCATTCGCTGATCGTCGCTCGAAACGACTTACCGACGGAGCTCGTCATCACAGCAGAAACGGATGACCGGACGATTATGGCACTCGAGCACCGGACGCATCCGACCTTCGGAATCCAGTTCCATCCTGAATCCGTCGGAACACCACAAGGACAGCAGATGATTAAACGATTCATTGAATTGACAAAGGAGTGATGAACGATGAAAGAGACGTTATTGAAATTAGCAGAAGCAAAACATTTACGATATGAAGAGATGCAACAGGCAGCACGCGAACTGTTTGCAGAAGACGTGACCGATAGCGAAATTGCCGCTTTTCTCGTCGCATTGAAAGCAAAAGGTGAGACTGCAGAAGAACTAGCCGGTCTCGCTTCAATCATGCGCGAGGTCGCCCTCGACATTCCGGTCACCGGCGATTTCATGGATAACTGCGGCACGGGAGGCGACGGCTCACAATCGTTCAACATCAGTACGACAGCCGCCTTCGTCCTAGCCGGTGCCGGCATGAAAGTCGCAAAGCACGGAAATCGGAGTGTCTCGAGTAAAACAGGCAGCGCTGATGTGCTCGAAGCACTCGGGGTTTCACTTGATGCGACACCAGAACGTTTAGCAGAACAGCTCGAGTCGAACGGAATCGCCTTCTTGTTTGCGCAACGGATGCACCCACGCGTTAAGCAAATCATGAAGGTCCGACGCGATCTGCGGATTCCGACGATCTTTAACTTGATCGGACCGTTGACGAATCCGGTTCCACTCAAGACACAACTTTTAGGAATTTACCGGGAGGATATGCTCGAGACGATGGCGTTGACTTTACATCGCCTCGGTCGGAAGCGGGCAATCGTCTTGCATGGTGCGAATGGAATGGATGAGGCTTCTCTTGCCGGAACGAACCAACTCGTCTTACTCGACGAAGGGGAGCTGATCCGCTTCAGTCTTCATCCGGAGGAAGTCGGACTGAAGACCGCACCGCTTGAAGCGATTCGCGGAGGTAGTGCACAAGAGAATGCGGCGATTTTACTGCAAGTCCTTGGTGGTGAGCATGGTGCTTATCGCGACACGGTCCTACTCAATGCCGGAATTGCCCTCTTTGCAGCAAATCGGGCGAAGACGATCGAAGAAGGGATCGCCTTAGCAGCGGATAGCATCGACTCAGGACGGGCGATGGAACGATTGAACCAATTACGACAAATGACACGGGAGGAAGCAATCGGATGAATATCTTAGATCGCATCATCGAAACAAAACGAACAGAAGTCCTGCAATTAAAATTAAACGGGGTCGAACGGATCAGTCGGGAGACATTGAAGCCGTCGATTAAGCAACGACTAGCGGGAGCGGATTTATCCGTCATCGCGGAAATCAAACGAGCGTCGCCATCAAAAGGTGCCATCGCACTCGACGTCGACGTCGTCGCTCAGGCAAAACAATATGAAGCGAGTGGGGCGACTGTCATCTCCGTCTTGACGGACGAGACGTACTTCAAAGGATCGATGGACGATTTAGCGGCAGTCGCTGCAGCAGTCGACATCCCGGTACTTTGTAAGGATTTCATCATCGACCGGGTTCAGATCGACCGGGCAAAAGCACATGGGGCACGGTTGATTCTCTTGATCGTCGCCGCTCTCGAGCAGGAGACGCTTGCTGACTTGTATGCGTATGCTTACGCGGAAGGACTTGAGGTCTTAGTCGAAGTCCATGACGAAGAGGAATTACGCCGGGCAGAGGCGATCTGTGCGCAAATCATCGGCATCAACAACCGCAACTTGAAGAAGTTCGAAGTCGATTTACAGACATCGGTCGGATTACTCGAACAGAAACAACCGGACGTTCGGTATATCAGTGAGAGTGGCATCAAGACGGTCGAGGAAGCACGATTGTTACATGCTGCCGGTGCAGACGGGATCCTCGTCGGTGAGACATTGATGCGGGCAGACGATCCACAAGTCTTCATCCGAGAAGTGAGTGGCGTTCGCGTATGACACGGATTAAGTTCTGTGGTCTCCGGGAAAGAGAACATGTCGAAGCGGCAGTTCGCTTAGCGGACTACATCGGCTTCGTCTTTGCTAAAAGCAAACGACAGGTAACTCTAGAAGAGGCGGCGCGTCTTAGACGCGACATTCCGAGTACGGTCCAGGTTGTCGGTGTCTTCGTCTCCCCGACTTACCAGCAGGTGACCGACGCCGTCGAACAAGTCACGCTAGATCTCGTCCAAATTCATGGGACGATCCCGGACGGCAATCTACCGGTTCCGATCATTCAAGCGATTCCCGTGACGGACATCGCAGAAGTAGAGCAACAGACGGAGTATTTGCTCGTCGACGCACCGGTTGCTGGAAGTGGCGAGACATTCGACTGGTCACGAGACATTCAAGCCGATCGTCCACTATTCATTGCCGGTGGCTTGACAGCAGGAAACGTAAGAGAAGCAATCAAACGATATCACCCGTTCGCCGTTGATGTCTCAAGTGGCATCGAGACGGATGGACGGAAAGATCCCATCAAAATGCAGGCATTCGCAGATGCCGTAAAGGAGAGAGAAGCATGAGCTACGCACAACCGGATACACTCGGACAATACGGTAAATACGGAGGGCGCTACATCCCGGAAACATTGATGCATGCAGTGATCGAACTTGAAGAAGCTTACGCAACCGTAAAAGAAGATCCAGCATTTCAAGCGCGAATGGACGAATTGCTGAAAGAATATGTCGGACGTGAAACACCACTTTATTTTGCCGAACATTTGACGCAAACGATTGGTGGCGCAAAGATCTACTTGAAACGAGAAGACTTGAACCATACCGGTGCCCATAAAATCAACAATACGATTGGTCAAGCGTTACTGGCTGAACGGATGGGGAAACGAAAAATCGTTGCTGAGACAGGGGCAGGACAACACGGTGTCGCGACAGCGACGGTCTGTGCCTTACTCGATCTCGAATGTGTCATCTTCATGGGCGAAGAGGACGTCCGTCGTCAAGAATTGAACGTCTTCCGGATGGAGTTACTTGGAGCAACCGTCATCCCGGTCACACAAGGCAGTCGGACACTCAAAGATGCCGTCAATGAAGCACTCCGCTACTGGGTCAAACATGTCGAAGACACGCATTACTTGATGGGTTCTGTTCTCGGACCACACCCATTCCCGCAACTCGTCCGTGATTTCCAAGCGGTCATCGGAAAAGAGACACGACGCCAAATCATCGAAAAAGAGGGGCGTCTACCAGAGGCGATCGTCGCTTGTGTCGGCGGCGGTAGTAATGCGATCGGGATGTTCCACCCGTTCATCGATGATACAGATGTAAAATTGTATGGCATTGAAGCGGCGGGCAGCGGAATCGACACAGAAAAACACGCAGCGACGATGACAAAAGGAGAGGTCGGTGTCTTGCACGGCTCGATGATGTATCTCTTACAGGATGCCCATGGTCAAGTACAAGAAGCGCACTCGATCTCAGCTGGACTCGATTACCCGGGTGTCGGACCGGAGCATAGCTTGCTAAAAGATATCGGTCGCGTCCAATATGAAGCGGTGACCGATGAACAAGCACTCGAAGCACTTCAGCTGTTAAGCCGCAAGGAGGGAATCATCCCGGCACTTGAGTCGGCACACGCCATTGCCTATGCGACTCAACTCGCTGCAGAGATGGACAAGGAAGAGATTCTCGTCATCTGCTTATCAGGACGGGGCGACAAAGACGTCGTCACTGTCAGAAACGCACTAAAGGGGGAAGCGTGATGCGATTAGAAACAGCCATTCGTACCGTTACGAGCAAAGGGGAGAAAGCCTTCATTCCGTACGTCATGGGGGGAGATGGAGGAATCGATCAACTCCCGGAGATCCTGTCGTTTCTCGCTGAATCCGGAGCGACAGCGATTGAAGTCGGTGTTCCGTTTTCGGATCCGGTTGCTGACGGTCCGGTCATTCAAGAAGCGGGACTCCGGGCGCTAGAAGCGAACGTCGGACTGAAGGATGTCCTCGAGGCAGTTCGCGTTGCTCGTCAGACCGTCGATGTTCCGGTCGTCTTGATGACGTACTTGAACCCGATTTTCCGCTACGGATTAACGGCGTTTCTAGCGACATGTCGCGAAGTCGGGGTCGACGGACTGATCATTCCCGATCTCCCACTTGAGCAGAGCGAACAGTTCTTCGAACAAGAAGATAAGTCGGAAATCGCACTCGTCCAGCTCGTCTCCTTGACGAGTCCGATGGAGCGGATCCAAAAGATTGCCGATAAAAGTGAAGGATTCCTCTATGCGGTCACGGTCAACGGAACGACAGGCGGACAGACGACGTTTGATACGGCGCTTGAAGACCACTTAGCGAACGTCGCAGCAAATAGTCCAGTACCAGTCCTTGCTGGGTTCGGGATCAGTACACCGGAACATGTCAAACAATTAAGTCGCCCAGTCTCGGGTGTCATCGTCGGTAGTAAAATCGTCGACTTACTCCATCAGAACGATCGAGAAACGATTCAACAGTTGATGGCAGCACGTCTTGCGGCGACGCCGTCACATTAATAAAAAGAGACTGACTCAACAGTCAGTCTATACAAAGATAAGGGTGGCAGAATGATGATCTGCCACCCTTATCTCGTAACAAAAAGAATGATACGTCACACAACACTCTTACAGGAACAGGCGCATTTATGCGCTATTAGAGACGAACAAGACCCGCTTTCCTGCTTAAATAAGGCAGGAAAGCGGGCTTGTGTCTCGCCTGAGGAAAGGGCGTGAAAAGACGCGTCATTCTTTTTTGAGTCAGCTTCTTTTTCGTATAGATGTCACTGTTGAACGAGCGACTTTTGCAAGTTGGTATACAGCGGCTCGAATCCAAGTTCCTCGTAAAACGTGGCAGCACGATCGTTGACCGCCCAGACGTTCAATCGAACCGCAGCCACACCTCGTTCGAGCGCGAGCTCTTCTGCCGCCTGCATCAACTGACGACCAATTCCGGATGAACGATGGGAAGCATTGACACCGATATCGGTAATGTTCAAGATTCGGACAGGTGTGAATCGATTGGCTGCTGGAGCCGTCCATTTACCGAACAAGTAACCGGTGATGTCGTCTCCGTTGAATGCCGTCAGACAAAGGTGTTGTTCTGAATCGAGCATTTGTCCTAAGGAATCGAGCGTGTATGGCGTCAAAACATCCGGATTAAAATGAGACGATAACCGCTTATGATGCTCGAACGTCTCTGCCGTCAAGGA encodes the following:
- the trpE gene encoding anthranilate synthase component I, producing MVQTDTLIIEQLELNGDEMTPIMIFQQLSGTQKCLLESSAHTDQGRYSIIGVDPVEMIRAEGRTVTREQLTTGQLTQETGDPVRLMQQMILRGGIEEDLPFLAGGIGYVGYDMMRAYETLGAVPERTRQLPDALLAVYDQIILFDHLEHRVHLIQTSLGGITDRDELRQRLAERKAQLEQPRERTDIERPLRDVVYEPLMDQETFEGLVEQAKRHIRQGDVFQLVLSQRLDATFSGDPFQFYRKLRKDNPSPYLFYIDLGEAIVLGASPESLVQVKGNRVTTNPIAGTRRRGKTKAEDERLAEELLHDEKERAEHRMLVDLGRNDLGRICQIGTVEVTRFMQIERFKNVMHLVSVVEGTLADGKTGADALVSCLPAGTVTGAPKIRAMQLIDQYEQVKREVYAGAVGYFDVRGNMDFALAIRTMVIKDGVASVQAGAGIVYDSIPRLEYQETLHKAKSLLEVWK
- a CDS encoding anthranilate synthase component II; amino-acid sequence: MIVLIDNYDSFTYNLYQYASVYTDVHVIRNDAVSIEELREMKPDGIILSPGPGRPADAGICIDLIRQLSGQVPILGVCLGHQAIGEAFGGHVVEAPVIMHGKTSMIRQSGQLFDEMTETLEVMRYHSLIVARNDLPTELVITAETDDRTIMALEHRTHPTFGIQFHPESVGTPQGQQMIKRFIELTKE
- the trpD gene encoding anthranilate phosphoribosyltransferase, with amino-acid sequence MKETLLKLAEAKHLRYEEMQQAARELFAEDVTDSEIAAFLVALKAKGETAEELAGLASIMREVALDIPVTGDFMDNCGTGGDGSQSFNISTTAAFVLAGAGMKVAKHGNRSVSSKTGSADVLEALGVSLDATPERLAEQLESNGIAFLFAQRMHPRVKQIMKVRRDLRIPTIFNLIGPLTNPVPLKTQLLGIYREDMLETMALTLHRLGRKRAIVLHGANGMDEASLAGTNQLVLLDEGELIRFSLHPEEVGLKTAPLEAIRGGSAQENAAILLQVLGGEHGAYRDTVLLNAGIALFAANRAKTIEEGIALAADSIDSGRAMERLNQLRQMTREEAIG
- the trpC gene encoding indole-3-glycerol phosphate synthase TrpC encodes the protein MNILDRIIETKRTEVLQLKLNGVERISRETLKPSIKQRLAGADLSVIAEIKRASPSKGAIALDVDVVAQAKQYEASGATVISVLTDETYFKGSMDDLAAVAAAVDIPVLCKDFIIDRVQIDRAKAHGARLILLIVAALEQETLADLYAYAYAEGLEVLVEVHDEEELRRAEAICAQIIGINNRNLKKFEVDLQTSVGLLEQKQPDVRYISESGIKTVEEARLLHAAGADGILVGETLMRADDPQVFIREVSGVRV
- a CDS encoding phosphoribosylanthranilate isomerase, with amino-acid sequence MTRIKFCGLREREHVEAAVRLADYIGFVFAKSKRQVTLEEAARLRRDIPSTVQVVGVFVSPTYQQVTDAVEQVTLDLVQIHGTIPDGNLPVPIIQAIPVTDIAEVEQQTEYLLVDAPVAGSGETFDWSRDIQADRPLFIAGGLTAGNVREAIKRYHPFAVDVSSGIETDGRKDPIKMQAFADAVKEREA
- the trpB gene encoding tryptophan synthase subunit beta, which gives rise to MSYAQPDTLGQYGKYGGRYIPETLMHAVIELEEAYATVKEDPAFQARMDELLKEYVGRETPLYFAEHLTQTIGGAKIYLKREDLNHTGAHKINNTIGQALLAERMGKRKIVAETGAGQHGVATATVCALLDLECVIFMGEEDVRRQELNVFRMELLGATVIPVTQGSRTLKDAVNEALRYWVKHVEDTHYLMGSVLGPHPFPQLVRDFQAVIGKETRRQIIEKEGRLPEAIVACVGGGSNAIGMFHPFIDDTDVKLYGIEAAGSGIDTEKHAATMTKGEVGVLHGSMMYLLQDAHGQVQEAHSISAGLDYPGVGPEHSLLKDIGRVQYEAVTDEQALEALQLLSRKEGIIPALESAHAIAYATQLAAEMDKEEILVICLSGRGDKDVVTVRNALKGEA
- the trpA gene encoding tryptophan synthase subunit alpha, which gives rise to MRLETAIRTVTSKGEKAFIPYVMGGDGGIDQLPEILSFLAESGATAIEVGVPFSDPVADGPVIQEAGLRALEANVGLKDVLEAVRVARQTVDVPVVLMTYLNPIFRYGLTAFLATCREVGVDGLIIPDLPLEQSEQFFEQEDKSEIALVQLVSLTSPMERIQKIADKSEGFLYAVTVNGTTGGQTTFDTALEDHLANVAANSPVPVLAGFGISTPEHVKQLSRPVSGVIVGSKIVDLLHQNDRETIQQLMAARLAATPSH
- a CDS encoding GNAT family N-acetyltransferase; the protein is MIRTSRTPDLPVLLSLTAETFEHHKRLSSHFNPDVLTPYTLDSLGQMLDSEQHLCLTAFNGDDITGYLFGKWTAPAANRFTPVRILNITDIGVNASHRSSGIGRQLMQAAEELALERGVAAVRLNVWAVNDRAATFYEELGFEPLYTNLQKSLVQQ